In the genome of Paenibacillus pabuli, one region contains:
- a CDS encoding DUF1349 domain-containing protein, producing the protein MTNVFATEARNQMNWINEPDTWSYTDQGVLIVEAQADTDFFQDPAGKNVRATAPFLSMSVPNDFEMTTQLTVDMKHQYDSGCLMIMADERNWCKLCFEYDGKAATIVSVVTKDGSSDDCNSIEVPVTNPYLRIRKVEDCISFFYSPDAVEWKLIRYFGMPMEGEIRAGVVGQSPTGTGCTCHFLSMNVTRPDVTARF; encoded by the coding sequence ATGACTAATGTATTTGCAACAGAAGCAAGAAACCAAATGAACTGGATCAATGAGCCTGATACCTGGTCTTATACCGATCAAGGCGTACTAATTGTAGAAGCTCAAGCCGATACGGATTTTTTCCAGGACCCGGCGGGTAAAAACGTCCGTGCAACAGCCCCATTTCTATCGATGTCCGTGCCTAATGATTTTGAAATGACGACCCAGCTTACCGTGGACATGAAACACCAGTATGATTCCGGATGTTTGATGATTATGGCGGATGAACGAAACTGGTGCAAGCTCTGTTTTGAGTACGATGGAAAAGCAGCTACCATTGTGTCAGTGGTGACGAAGGATGGATCATCCGACGATTGCAATTCGATTGAAGTTCCCGTTACTAATCCTTATCTGCGCATACGCAAGGTGGAGGACTGCATTTCATTTTTTTATTCACCCGATGCGGTGGAGTGGAAACTAATTCGATATTTCGGCATGCCGATGGAGGGGGAGATTCGGGCTGGAGTTGTTGGACAGTCACCAACCGGAACGGGATGCACCTGTCACTTTTTATCCATGAATGTTACCCGTCCGGACGTGACTGCACGCTTCTAA
- a CDS encoding HAD family hydrolase, giving the protein MVKAFILDFDGLIVDTETPWFYAFRDIYKEHGLELGMELWSKNVGTSFEEFHPFLYLEQALQQPIDHDQIKLLSEQKYEAYLGQAAILPGVLEMLHAAREKGIRLAVASSSTRDWVHGYLRTLGISELFDVIHTSEDVKRVKPDPELYLLALESLGIAAAEAVVFEDSPNGLKAAKAAGIRCVIVPNEVTRNLEFSKYDLRLTSLAELTMEIL; this is encoded by the coding sequence ATGGTAAAAGCCTTTATTTTGGATTTTGATGGACTTATTGTGGACACGGAAACCCCATGGTTCTATGCCTTTCGCGATATCTATAAAGAGCATGGACTTGAACTGGGCATGGAGCTTTGGTCTAAAAATGTAGGTACATCGTTTGAGGAATTTCATCCTTTTCTGTACCTGGAGCAAGCGCTGCAACAACCAATCGATCATGACCAGATCAAGCTGCTCTCTGAACAGAAATATGAAGCATATCTGGGACAGGCAGCCATTCTTCCAGGCGTGCTTGAGATGCTCCATGCTGCCCGTGAAAAGGGAATTCGCCTTGCCGTTGCTTCCAGCTCTACCCGCGATTGGGTTCATGGTTATTTGCGTACACTTGGAATTTCCGAACTATTCGATGTTATTCATACGTCCGAGGACGTCAAGCGGGTCAAACCGGACCCGGAATTATATCTGCTTGCCCTGGAGAGTCTCGGGATCGCGGCAGCCGAAGCGGTTGTGTTCGAGGACTCCCCAAATGGACTGAAGGCAGCCAAAGCCGCGGGCATTCGTTGTGTTATTGTGCCTAACGAGGTAACGCGTAATCTGGAATTCTCGAAGTATGATCTGCGGTTAACCTCGCTGGCAGAGCTCACAATGGAAATTCTTTAA
- a CDS encoding AraC family transcriptional regulator, producing MPKPSMGRTLDTDMPLMITGQNQLTVDELMHWSDHSRDYSIVQCIGGTGKIAVQNHEFSIRKGIALIMFPEVTYRYDNLSDSLLFDCLSFNGYLLPRFLHTLQIGELRAFKPDGMLHILLHEITLALQSRHKDQIWHVSALLYMLLVRLTIDGDRNGAYERSDARLKLGGLVTFIKQNYHQDISLSMLAQQMNVTEQHLNRIFKKEFQMTPLDYLTRYRLLKAKEMLVHDAGVTAHEIARAVGFNSASYFGSVFKKYEGISPIELRKQYQG from the coding sequence ATGCCGAAACCTAGTATGGGGAGAACGCTGGATACCGATATGCCACTTATGATTACAGGCCAAAACCAGCTAACTGTAGATGAATTAATGCATTGGAGCGACCATTCACGGGATTACAGCATTGTGCAGTGTATCGGGGGAACAGGGAAAATCGCAGTTCAAAATCATGAGTTTTCAATTCGAAAAGGAATAGCTCTCATTATGTTTCCGGAGGTCACATACCGTTACGATAATCTGAGTGATTCATTATTGTTCGATTGTCTTTCCTTTAATGGCTATTTATTGCCCCGGTTTCTGCATACCTTGCAGATCGGGGAGCTGCGCGCCTTCAAGCCGGACGGAATGCTCCATATCCTGTTGCATGAAATAACGTTGGCGCTGCAGTCCCGGCACAAGGATCAGATCTGGCACGTATCCGCATTGCTGTACATGCTTCTGGTCAGGTTAACCATTGATGGAGATCGTAATGGTGCTTATGAACGCTCGGATGCCCGCTTAAAGCTGGGCGGACTTGTAACTTTTATCAAGCAAAATTATCATCAGGATATCTCGCTCTCCATGCTTGCTCAGCAGATGAACGTCACGGAACAGCATTTGAATCGAATTTTCAAAAAAGAATTTCAAATGACTCCGCTTGATTATCTGACACGATACCGGTTGTTAAAAGCTAAAGAAATGCTCGTCCATGATGCCGGAGTAACAGCCCATGAGATTGCGCGGGCTGTCGGTTTTAACAGCGCCAGTTATTTTGGATCCGTATTCAAAAAATATGAAGGGATTTCCCCGATCGAGTTACGCAAGCAATACCAGGGTTAA
- a CDS encoding NAD(P)/FAD-dependent oxidoreductase codes for MKKVIVVGSGILGASTAYQLTKWGAEVLVIDRKDRGQATDAAAGIICPWLSQRRNQDWYQLAKAGARFYPGLIEELEREGETETGYAQVGALSIHTNVEKINKMQERAHLRKEDAPEIADIIRLDAKETHQRFPLLQENVQSVYISGAARIDGRALRDALLRSAQRNGAILMDGDATLQYESDRVTGVVVDGKIISADEVIVCAGAWASELFKPLGIDFKVHYQKAQIMHLQEHNREDTGNWPVVMPPSDQYLLAFDQQKIVIGATHENDIEGYDTRVTAGGMQEILNKGLELAPGLVDSTFQEVRVGFRPFTPGFLPVMGAVPGWKGLITANGLGASGLTMGPFIGSQLAKLALGMELDIDIQPYDLGKAMNDQK; via the coding sequence ATGAAGAAAGTCATCGTTGTAGGATCAGGAATTTTAGGAGCATCAACAGCCTATCAATTAACAAAATGGGGTGCGGAGGTCCTTGTTATAGATCGGAAAGATCGAGGACAGGCTACGGATGCGGCCGCCGGCATTATCTGTCCCTGGTTATCCCAGCGCCGCAATCAGGATTGGTATCAGCTTGCCAAGGCAGGTGCACGTTTTTATCCCGGGTTGATTGAGGAACTTGAGCGTGAAGGGGAAACGGAAACGGGTTACGCGCAAGTGGGAGCCCTTAGTATTCATACCAATGTGGAGAAAATTAACAAGATGCAGGAGCGGGCACACCTTCGTAAAGAAGATGCACCGGAGATTGCTGACATTATTCGTCTGGATGCCAAAGAAACTCATCAGCGATTTCCACTTCTCCAGGAAAATGTTCAGTCTGTGTACATCAGCGGTGCTGCGCGTATCGATGGACGTGCGCTGCGTGATGCTTTACTCCGGTCGGCACAACGGAATGGGGCGATCCTGATGGATGGGGACGCGACTCTTCAATATGAATCAGACCGGGTAACTGGTGTGGTTGTTGATGGTAAAATCATATCGGCTGACGAGGTCATTGTGTGTGCTGGTGCTTGGGCGAGTGAATTGTTCAAGCCTTTGGGCATTGATTTCAAGGTTCATTATCAGAAGGCACAAATTATGCATTTGCAGGAACACAATCGAGAAGACACAGGTAACTGGCCTGTAGTCATGCCTCCTTCAGATCAATATCTGTTGGCTTTTGATCAACAGAAGATTGTGATTGGGGCGACTCACGAAAATGATATTGAAGGCTATGATACAAGAGTAACCGCAGGCGGAATGCAGGAAATATTGAATAAAGGGTTGGAACTGGCTCCCGGTTTAGTTGATAGCACGTTTCAGGAAGTAAGAGTAGGCTTCCGTCCATTTACACCGGGATTTCTTCCGGTCATGGGTGCTGTTCCCGGTTGGAAAGGCTTGATTACAGCCAACGGGCTTGGAGCGTCCGGTCTAACCATGGGGCCTTTTATTGGAAGTCAACTGGCCAAGTTGGCTCTGGGTATGGAGTTGGATATCGATATTCAGCCATATGACCTTGGGAAAGCAATGAATGATCAGAAATGA
- a CDS encoding GNAT family N-acetyltransferase, translating into MNYDGERIYLRFLKVEDATALLDLQYRNRAIFEEISASERSETFYTLEGQVALLERWNRAREEGKRYSFGIFLNNTHELLGEISLFELELNSTTKWIVGYVLDQVQNGKGYMSEALQLVLNFARKEAGIRRVEAGALPDNAGSIRVLRKAGFHEEDRQNVKIKGIWKEHMMFAVDLQ; encoded by the coding sequence ATGAATTATGATGGGGAACGCATATATTTACGATTTTTGAAAGTGGAGGACGCGACGGCACTGTTGGATTTGCAATATCGCAATCGGGCTATTTTCGAAGAAATATCGGCAAGTGAACGATCGGAGACATTCTATACACTGGAGGGGCAGGTTGCCCTTCTTGAACGTTGGAACAGGGCCAGAGAAGAAGGGAAACGTTACTCTTTCGGGATCTTCCTGAACAATACGCATGAGCTTCTTGGGGAGATTTCTCTGTTCGAGCTTGAACTGAATTCCACCACCAAATGGATAGTTGGTTATGTGCTCGACCAGGTGCAGAATGGCAAGGGATACATGAGTGAAGCCCTTCAGCTGGTACTGAATTTTGCCAGGAAAGAAGCAGGGATAAGACGAGTGGAGGCAGGTGCGCTGCCCGATAATGCCGGATCGATTCGAGTGTTACGCAAGGCAGGCTTTCATGAGGAAGATCGCCAGAATGTTAAAATTAAGGGAATATGGAAGGAACATATGATGTTTGCAGTTGATTTGCAGTAG
- a CDS encoding TetR/AcrR family transcriptional regulator: MNKRKRMLLDSALVLFEKHGVTNTSIQMILDESGVSKGTFYKFFGSRDDCILAILEQRVQEDMTIRKDLENQSYASDFDLLVDQIMVPLILPEKKFVVELFWTGFYSEECDLENLTRMQINWLSERLVQVFGEELRPFAYEGAIFGFGMIHQISNMWRNFHLHQPDWSHLVPKILIYIEILLRSMLERQEHIIDFPSLLMIAPGSKKIAQGKNNLIADLQKFSHSILHSEVSIKAKELTQGLLALVEQKEINMSMLEVTLHAFQTEFESNSVQYEASRIVKDCSSYLEQIRLISMESTK; the protein is encoded by the coding sequence ATGAATAAACGGAAACGTATGCTGCTGGACTCAGCGCTTGTGCTCTTTGAGAAACATGGGGTGACCAACACCTCCATACAGATGATCTTAGACGAGTCGGGTGTTTCCAAAGGGACATTTTATAAATTCTTTGGTTCGAGGGATGATTGTATTCTTGCCATTCTGGAGCAGCGGGTACAGGAAGACATGACGATTCGCAAAGATTTGGAGAACCAAAGCTATGCTTCCGATTTTGATTTACTGGTGGATCAGATTATGGTGCCATTGATTTTGCCAGAAAAAAAGTTTGTTGTAGAGCTATTCTGGACAGGCTTCTACTCTGAAGAATGCGATTTGGAAAATTTGACTCGCATGCAGATCAATTGGCTATCTGAACGACTGGTACAGGTTTTTGGAGAAGAATTAAGACCCTTTGCTTATGAAGGGGCTATATTTGGATTTGGCATGATCCATCAAATCTCGAACATGTGGAGAAACTTTCATCTTCACCAACCGGATTGGAGCCATCTTGTGCCAAAAATCCTGATCTACATTGAAATTTTGCTTCGTTCCATGCTGGAAAGGCAGGAGCATATTATTGATTTTCCAAGCCTTTTGATGATCGCTCCTGGTTCCAAAAAAATTGCTCAGGGTAAAAACAATTTGATTGCAGATCTTCAGAAATTCAGTCATTCCATTCTCCATTCAGAAGTGTCTATTAAAGCGAAAGAACTAACCCAAGGGCTGCTTGCTTTAGTCGAGCAGAAAGAGATCAATATGTCCATGTTGGAAGTAACCCTGCATGCTTTTCAAACCGAATTTGAATCGAATTCCGTTCAGTACGAGGCAAGCAGGATTGTCAAAGATTGCAGCTCGTACCTCGAACAAATCAGGCTAATCTCGATGGAAAGCACGAAATAA
- a CDS encoding DHA2 family efflux MFS transporter permease subunit encodes MILGAFLATLNQTVMSVATPELMGDFNISAATAQWFTTGYMLVNGVLIPITAYFMQRFSTRQLFQASMFIFLIGTIISALASNFGTLLTGRMVQAAGAGIIMPLLMHVILTLFSPEKRGAAMGMVGFAIIFAPAIGPTLAGYILENYTWQTMFYGMIPLTVIVIGFAFVYLKNVSERIKLKFDTLSVLLSTIGFGALLYGFSRAGSLGWSSAEVIICLTAGVVALGLFTWRQLASTNPLLDLRAFKYNMFSLTTIINIAITMIMYADMMLLPLYLQNARGYTALESGLLLLPGALVMGFLMPITGRLFDRFGAKWLAVIGMVITIVTTIGFIDLTDSTSYTYLVLMSTGRRIGMALLMMPIQTAGLNQLPPRLGPHGTAISNTVRQVAGAVGTSLLVSVMTSRTTAHVQDMVATGAAKGLTQQQLGMESMIQGINDAYVVIIGIAVLGLLLSFFIKRTKQATEEDSKQTVRQKVSMNTN; translated from the coding sequence ATGATTTTGGGTGCATTTCTTGCCACATTGAACCAAACCGTTATGAGCGTGGCAACTCCGGAGCTGATGGGTGATTTTAATATCTCAGCAGCAACAGCCCAATGGTTTACGACAGGCTACATGCTGGTGAATGGAGTACTTATTCCCATCACGGCCTATTTCATGCAACGCTTTTCGACACGGCAACTATTTCAAGCTTCAATGTTTATTTTCCTCATTGGTACGATTATATCTGCCCTTGCGAGTAACTTCGGTACACTGTTGACTGGACGTATGGTTCAAGCAGCCGGTGCTGGTATTATCATGCCATTGTTGATGCATGTCATTCTAACCCTGTTCTCTCCTGAGAAAAGGGGGGCAGCGATGGGCATGGTCGGTTTTGCCATCATTTTCGCTCCAGCAATTGGGCCAACGCTTGCTGGGTATATCCTTGAGAACTACACATGGCAAACGATGTTTTACGGAATGATCCCACTAACCGTTATTGTTATTGGTTTTGCGTTTGTATATCTCAAAAATGTATCGGAACGAATCAAACTCAAGTTCGACACACTCAGCGTATTGCTGTCCACGATTGGATTCGGCGCATTGCTGTATGGCTTCAGCCGAGCGGGAAGTCTGGGATGGTCAAGCGCAGAAGTAATCATATGCCTTACAGCAGGAGTTGTTGCTCTGGGACTGTTCACATGGAGACAGCTCGCGTCTACAAATCCGCTGCTCGATCTGCGTGCTTTCAAGTATAATATGTTCTCACTGACCACGATCATTAATATCGCTATCACGATGATTATGTATGCTGATATGATGCTGCTTCCTTTATACCTCCAAAATGCACGGGGTTACACGGCATTGGAGTCCGGATTATTATTGCTTCCAGGGGCGCTTGTCATGGGCTTCCTTATGCCAATAACAGGTAGATTGTTTGACCGGTTTGGCGCAAAATGGCTGGCAGTTATCGGGATGGTTATCACGATCGTAACCACTATTGGTTTCATCGATCTAACGGATTCTACCAGTTATACTTACCTGGTATTAATGTCAACAGGCCGCCGAATTGGTATGGCCTTGCTCATGATGCCAATCCAAACAGCAGGTTTGAACCAACTGCCTCCAAGACTTGGGCCACACGGTACAGCGATATCCAACACCGTGAGACAAGTCGCTGGCGCTGTGGGTACTTCATTGCTCGTAAGTGTAATGACCAGTCGCACAACGGCACATGTACAGGATATGGTGGCAACGGGTGCAGCCAAAGGCTTAACCCAGCAGCAGTTGGGAATGGAATCCATGATCCAGGGAATTAATGATGCTTACGTTGTCATTATCGGCATTGCCGTTCTCGGATTGCTGCTTTCCTTCTTCATCAAACGTACCAAACAAGCAACGGAGGAAGACTCCAAGCAGACTGTAAGACAAAAAGTCTCGATGAATACAAATTAA
- a CDS encoding TetR/AcrR family transcriptional regulator, which translates to MKNQKSSATDPRILRTRQLIRDAFVDLLQEMDIEKLSVNRIAERATINRVTFYLHYRDITDMMEKMADEMIEHIERIVDEHAPQFEDAAKDDGWPVLVKLLEHFADHSKFYRVVLASRRTPIFTERLLKLLTKLVSAKIENLELGNSFAQAGIHKEIAIWYSSSALIGTIVSWLRNDMPYAPHFLAKQFSLIRAYSYNDLI; encoded by the coding sequence ATGAAAAACCAAAAGAGTTCTGCTACAGATCCTCGTATACTTCGTACAAGACAGTTGATTCGGGATGCTTTTGTAGATCTTTTGCAGGAAATGGATATCGAGAAGTTGTCGGTCAATCGGATTGCAGAACGAGCGACGATCAACCGGGTGACTTTTTATCTGCATTACCGAGATATCACGGATATGATGGAGAAAATGGCGGATGAGATGATTGAGCACATTGAACGGATTGTGGACGAACATGCTCCTCAATTTGAGGATGCTGCCAAAGACGATGGTTGGCCAGTGCTTGTGAAATTGCTTGAACACTTTGCTGACCATTCCAAATTTTATCGTGTCGTTCTCGCTTCCCGACGTACCCCTATTTTTACGGAGAGGCTTTTGAAATTGCTAACAAAACTCGTATCGGCCAAAATTGAAAATTTGGAGCTGGGGAACTCCTTTGCTCAAGCGGGTATCCATAAGGAGATCGCCATCTGGTACAGTTCTTCAGCCCTGATTGGTACCATTGTATCCTGGCTTCGCAATGACATGCCCTACGCACCGCATTTTCTTGCCAAACAGTTCTCTTTAATTCGTGCTTACTCTTACAATGACTTGATATAA
- a CDS encoding cytochrome P450, whose amino-acid sequence MYKEVIRVHDITNFQSRSEEFFPLHWFRKMLSEKPVYYHEDTDTWNVFRYEDVKQVLSNHEYFSSEGSRTTIAVGAKNKEGTPPDKMNISSIDPPRHQKSRSLLSAAFTPRSLKNWEPRIRNIAKQLVEDIELNTTIDIVQALAAPLPSMVMADLLGIPLTDSHRFKSWVDILFQPANSENAEEIEQKKQVAAQEYYQFLYPIVVQKRSQPGDDIITDLLKVDVDGEKFSDDEVVRTTMLLLGAGIETTSHMVSSTFYSFLYDDPNLYVQLRENPELVPLAVEEMLRFRFHNAKRHRTVKKDNDLLGVELKKGDVVISWMSAANMDERIFENPFDLNIHRPNNKKHLTFGNGPHFCLGAPLARMELSVALTAFVERVPFIESVESFDLENNLTVSAPGQSLTCLPVKIVH is encoded by the coding sequence ATGTACAAAGAAGTGATTCGTGTTCACGATATAACCAATTTTCAGTCAAGATCGGAAGAGTTTTTTCCCCTTCACTGGTTTCGGAAGATGTTGTCGGAGAAGCCTGTCTACTATCATGAGGATACGGATACCTGGAATGTGTTCAGATATGAGGATGTCAAGCAGGTACTAAGCAATCATGAATACTTTTCATCCGAAGGCTCAAGAACAACCATTGCAGTTGGGGCTAAAAACAAGGAAGGTACACCGCCGGACAAAATGAATATTTCAAGTATTGATCCCCCGCGCCATCAAAAAAGTCGTTCATTGCTCTCTGCCGCATTTACACCCCGCAGCCTGAAAAACTGGGAGCCACGAATTCGGAACATTGCAAAGCAGCTGGTGGAGGATATTGAACTTAATACAACGATCGACATCGTGCAAGCATTGGCAGCACCATTGCCTTCCATGGTTATGGCAGATTTGTTGGGCATACCGCTGACGGACAGCCACCGCTTCAAAAGCTGGGTAGATATTCTTTTTCAACCCGCAAATAGTGAAAATGCAGAGGAAATAGAACAGAAAAAGCAAGTCGCAGCCCAGGAGTATTATCAGTTCCTTTATCCCATTGTCGTTCAAAAACGGTCTCAGCCTGGGGACGATATCATTACGGATCTGTTGAAAGTGGATGTGGATGGTGAGAAGTTTTCCGATGATGAGGTTGTTCGAACTACAATGCTTTTGCTAGGGGCCGGTATCGAAACAACCAGTCACATGGTATCCAGCACTTTTTATTCTTTTCTCTATGATGACCCCAACTTGTATGTTCAATTACGAGAAAATCCTGAGCTGGTCCCACTTGCGGTTGAGGAGATGCTTCGTTTTCGGTTCCATAACGCCAAGCGACACCGGACCGTAAAGAAGGATAATGATCTCTTGGGTGTAGAATTAAAAAAAGGGGATGTCGTTATTTCCTGGATGAGTGCGGCGAATATGGATGAAAGAATATTTGAAAATCCGTTCGACTTGAACATTCACCGTCCCAATAACAAAAAACACCTTACTTTTGGGAATGGTCCACATTTCTGTTTGGGTGCTCCACTGGCAAGAATGGAATTGAGCGTTGCTTTGACCGCATTTGTAGAAAGAGTGCCTTTCATCGAATCAGTTGAATCATTTGATTTGGAAAACAACCTTACCGTCTCGGCTCCAGGCCAGTCTCTGACATGCTTACCTGTGAAGATTGTGCATTAG
- a CDS encoding ArsR/SmtB family transcription factor, with protein sequence MLELSFNDPEKLVTVTHALSTRSRIDILQLLNANKLNIIEIAEALNLPVSTVANHIKVLEAAHLIHTEMLPASRGAMKVCSRNYDDIHIALNHVNSFLTRDTNVYEVQMPIGHYSDCEVAPTCGMASMEDMILKEDDPASFYHPKHIDAQIIWLAKGYLEYLLPMDIPQGATIEALELSMEICSEVATYNNDWPSDISVWVNGTEIGMWTSPGDLGDRRGKRNPAWWPDGSTQYGILKKWRVDCNNTMLDKEKISDVSLADLQLDDKPKLRLRIGIDPDARHQGGMNLFGNEFGDHEQNIIMQVRYTMNAGEKDARYAK encoded by the coding sequence GTGCTGGAACTCAGCTTTAACGACCCGGAAAAACTCGTAACTGTAACACACGCCTTGTCGACTCGTTCCCGGATTGACATTCTCCAGCTTTTAAATGCCAACAAATTAAACATTATCGAAATTGCCGAAGCACTTAACTTGCCGGTGTCAACGGTAGCCAACCATATTAAAGTGCTGGAGGCGGCCCATTTAATACATACCGAAATGCTCCCGGCCTCTCGTGGGGCCATGAAGGTTTGCAGCCGCAATTATGATGATATTCATATTGCCCTGAATCATGTGAATTCTTTTCTCACACGGGATACGAATGTCTATGAAGTTCAGATGCCGATCGGGCATTACAGCGACTGTGAAGTTGCTCCAACATGCGGCATGGCGAGCATGGAGGACATGATTCTGAAGGAAGACGACCCGGCAAGCTTTTATCACCCCAAGCATATTGATGCTCAGATCATCTGGCTGGCAAAAGGATATTTGGAATATTTGCTTCCGATGGATATTCCACAAGGCGCAACGATTGAAGCTTTGGAATTGTCCATGGAAATCTGTTCTGAAGTAGCGACCTATAACAATGACTGGCCGTCGGATATTTCCGTTTGGGTGAATGGTACTGAGATCGGAATGTGGACAAGTCCCGGAGATTTGGGCGACCGCCGGGGGAAACGGAATCCGGCATGGTGGCCAGATGGTTCCACCCAATACGGCATCCTCAAAAAATGGCGTGTGGACTGTAATAATACCATGCTGGACAAGGAGAAAATTTCGGATGTGTCCCTGGCAGATCTTCAACTTGATGATAAACCCAAGTTAAGATTACGCATTGGAATTGATCCGGATGCGAGGCACCAGGGAGGCATGAACCTGTTTGGCAATGAGTTCGGGGATCACGAACAGAACATTATTATGCAGGTAAGGTATACGATGAATGCGGGTGAAAAGGATGCGAGATATGCGAAATAA
- a CDS encoding AraC family transcriptional regulator: MRNNGTPFIVSIERFKPNLFQLEQGEGLFKSHSHAYDELTLILEGEGYYSSPEQNVKVVAGDLIMIPPGLYHGYVCTEPWQGISVHYYHDHLPVHCRYLFNEQDHYRNRIQLAHLNQDSLRWADISLAELEKEWRSEDKQSVDSSHLIRLALETTLLLFQRNCSLEAPHAVNDPTCQGIIQEVLKEIHSSYYTPITVSELASRHFLSESNLRKKFTETVGVSPKQYIINLRLMEAKRLLQQTNKAVEMISSEVGFTSSSRFYDYFVRSVGVTPLEWRMQNLQ, from the coding sequence ATGCGAAATAATGGTACTCCATTTATCGTGAGTATCGAGCGTTTTAAACCGAATTTGTTTCAACTGGAACAGGGTGAAGGTCTATTCAAGTCCCATTCACATGCTTATGATGAACTGACACTTATACTGGAAGGAGAAGGGTATTACAGTTCACCGGAGCAGAATGTCAAAGTGGTTGCGGGTGACCTCATTATGATCCCGCCAGGGTTGTATCACGGTTATGTGTGTACCGAGCCATGGCAGGGTATTTCCGTACATTATTACCATGACCACCTGCCCGTGCATTGTCGATATCTTTTTAATGAGCAGGACCATTACAGAAATCGCATTCAGCTTGCCCATCTAAATCAAGACAGTCTTCGCTGGGCAGATATCAGTTTAGCTGAATTGGAGAAGGAGTGGAGGTCTGAAGACAAGCAGAGTGTTGACTCCAGTCATTTAATACGTCTGGCGCTGGAGACTACACTGCTACTGTTCCAGCGAAATTGCTCACTTGAAGCTCCCCATGCTGTGAACGATCCAACGTGTCAAGGCATTATTCAGGAAGTATTGAAAGAAATCCATTCATCCTATTACACGCCGATTACGGTTAGTGAATTGGCCTCTCGACATTTTCTGTCGGAAAGCAATTTGCGGAAGAAATTTACGGAAACGGTTGGGGTTTCTCCGAAGCAATACATTATTAATCTTCGTCTAATGGAAGCTAAACGGTTGTTACAACAAACCAACAAGGCAGTCGAAATGATATCTTCGGAAGTAGGGTTCACTTCGTCCAGCAGATTTTATGATTATTTTGTCAGATCTGTTGGGGTTACCCCACTGGAATGGCGGATGCAGAACCTTCAATAA